CATCCTCACTGGCTTTAGGATAACATGTAGGGTCAAAGTGAAGCGCAATTTCACTTCCTAGTTCTGAAATTTCTCTAAGATTTTTGGTGTTTTCGTGTGAATTAGGATTATAAAGAGGAGATGTTGCCATTATGAAATTAGTTGAAACAACGTTTGCTTTAGCTTCTTTTTCAACTAAGCGTAAACAAAAGTCTATCGACAAATCAACGTCGTGTCGAAGAAGTAGACCAGGAGTTTTCCAGCTGAAATCTTTAAACAGATAAGTTTTAGTTGTATCACTTATAGTTTTCAAAAATTTAACATAATCACTATCAGTAAACATTTTAGCCCTATTTATAGTTACTTTCATTTATAATAATTGCGCTTTTACAATGCTCACAAGTCAATTCAATATTCGGAGTGTTTGTCGGCTCTAGCGAAAACTTGTTGCCACAAGGGCAAACGTAACCTCTGAGCCGTGCAGGATTACCATAGACTAATCCATAATCAGGAACATCTTTGGTTACTACACTTCCTGCGCCAACAATAGCCCATTTACCAATTGTCGTGTTACAAACAATTACAGAGCCAGCGCCAATTGCTGCACCAGATTTTACGAGAGTTTCGTAGCATTTCCAATCACTGATATCCATTAAGGATCCATCACTATTTACTGCTCTTGGAAACATATCATTAGTAAAACAGACAGATGGACCGATGAAGACACCATCTTCTATTGTTACGCCTCTAAAAATATTGGCGTAGTTTTGGATTTTAACATTGTTTCCGACGATAGCTCCAAAGTCAATAAAAGCTCCTTTTCCAATAATACAGTTTGAGCCAATCATAGCATTTTTTCTAATTTGAACATTTTGCCAAATATATGTTTTACCGCCAACACTTGCTTCTTGGTCAATGTCTGCAGTAGGGTGTGTATAGTATTTCATTTTTAATATAATTTGTTAAGGTTACGAAATAAAATTGAATGACAACAGATAATGTTTTCAAAAAAATTATTATGAGATTGAATTTATAATATTGTTAAAATGTTTTATACAAATATGCCAACCATGGTTTCTAACTAACCATTTCTGTCCTTTACTTCCGAGTAATAAAAGTTCTTTTTTGCTGTTACAGCTGAGCAAAGTGTCACAGAGAGATTCTTTTTTTATATTACAATTAAGAATCGGCGGCAGATCTGAGCCATATAGTAGTGAAGCAGAAGCTTTACTAACGTAAGTTAAAACAGGTTTTCCTAAAGACATTGCCTCATGTGCAATACCTCCCATCCAGCCAACATAAAATTGGTCAACAATTACATCTGCAAAATTCATATATTTGACATACTCTTCAAAGCGTAATTTCTTAAGCCAAATATAATTATTTGAATATTTAGATATAGATGTTTTTTCTTGTAAATATTTCCAGTCCTTACCATGTTCTATCAAATAACATTTAGCGTTTAAACCAGATGCAAGAGCCTTATCAAATTCTTCAAAGAAAATATCATTACCTTTGGATTGCTTTAATTTTTTCTGTGATAAAAAATCTATTCTTGTCGGGTGAAAAAAAATTATTTCTGAAAAATTATTTACGGCACAGTTTTTCTTTAAAAAGCGATGTGGATAACGGAAAAAAGAAACGTTTTTTATATTATGTTTGTTCAGAGTCTGAAGGAAATCCTTTCTAGGGTTGATTAAATTTATGTTAACTGATTTTAAAACATATTTATAAACATACGATAAAAATTTTTTTTTATTAATTAATTCAGACATGTCTGAGCCTGTTGGAATGTTAATTGTTGGGGGGAGATCTAGTACTTTTTTAAAGACCCACCACAAATGCAAAGACAAGGGAAGGCTTCCTGTAAAAGTGATTATCAAATCTGCTTTCTTGGTTTCCTTAATGAGGTCTATTGTTTTTTTGGTGTATTTAATTTGAGTAGAGTTTGGCAAAGGGCTGACAAGACCTTTGCTCGTATGATTATATTGATATCTTTGATGCCTTGCAATGGTTACATCGTATCCATTATTGATTAAGAATGTGCCAAGAGTTATATCGCAATCTGCAAGCGCCCCAAAAATGAGTATTTTTTTCATATCTAACTTAGTTTTGGGTAGTGAAGATTTACATTCTCCTCAGATAATTTTGCTATCACGGCATCAATATATAGAGGGCTTACAGCTATAAAAACATCTGTTATTCCGAGTTTTTTAATTGCTGAACGATTATAAATAGGAATACCAAAAACATCTTTTTCTTGATGAGAAGAGTCTTCGTCAATGTAGCAAGCGATGTCGCTTAGAGGAACGTTACAATACTTAGGCGTCATACGTCCAAGAGTGCTACATCCAAAAATGGCATACTTACTTTCAGAATTTTTCTTTAAGTACATATCAGTAAAGCTGTCAAAAAAAGAACTGCAAATTTCTGTGTTTTTATTTATTATTTTTAAATTTTGAGCATATGGATTTGTGTTAATTTTTTTAGTTGGATCTTTTTTTAATGCTGCATATAGAGGAACTTTATCTTCAACGATATTTTCAATAGTAAGCCCCGCTCTTATCGCTAAATTTTCTAAAGAATATTTGGTCATTTTTGTTAAGTGGTCAATGCAAAAGAAATCACCAGGGATCATCGAGAAATTAGGAACTTCAATAAAAATAGTTCCACCTTCTGCTAAATGCTTCGCTTGCCATTGTAAAAAATCAAGTGGGTTATTTACATGTTCAATTACACTGAACGAAATTATCAGGTCAAATTTTTTGGGAAGTAAATCTAGTTCGTTATAAGGTGTTTGGTAAACCTTGGAAATTTCATTGATTGATAACAGATCTCTCTGTCCCATATTGGGTTCGAGAGCATTTATTTCCCAGTCATTAATTTTCGAGCAAAAATATTTTAAGAAATCTCCTTTGCCAGCGCCTAATTCTAGTAGACTCCTCTTGGTGTTGAGATCCACAAGCTCGTTAAGCTTTTTAAAATTAAGTTCTGTTCGAGAAACTTTTTTGGACTTATTAAAAAAAGTAAGAGCTGCTCGCGGCTTAAATTTTTCTTTTAAATAAAAGTTGGAACCTTCGGCCCTAATTCCTTTGCTGTTAAATATTAGGCCACATTCAGTACATATTTTAATTTTGAGACTAGCATTCTCAACAGTTTTAAAATTTGAAGCGATGCATGTTCCGCTATAGTCTGGGAAACAGTCTTCTAAATTAGTAGATGAGCATACAGGGCATATTTTATTATTCATTTCTATTTCCTTTCTCCGGTATAAATTGATTTTTTAGTGAGCGAATTGCAAGTCCGTGTGTATATGGAATTTGCTTAGAAGTGAAATCCTTCGATGTCAGTTCAGAAATCATGATTTCCGGATCATTATGACCACAAAGAGCCCTTATTGATGTTGTTCCAGAAAATCTAGGATTTATTTCAAAGATATAGATATCTTCATTATGGATACGACATTGAATGTTTAGTGGCCCAATAGATCCAATCGCATTCGCAACGTTGAAGGCAAACTTTTTTAGTTTTGGGTAATCTCCAACGTGTCCCTGTGAAATTCCTGTGGATATTATTAGATTGTCATCTTTGATACGTTTGAAACATTGATTTTTTACAATATTTCTAACAGATAATGTGGAGGTCAGATTCCGCTTCAACACAAAGGCAGAATAAGCTTTTGCCTGTTGGTTAGACATTACACCAATAGTATATTCTTCATTGTAACTTCCAACATACTCTTGAGCTATGAATTGCCCATGCGAAGTGAGTTTAATATAATTTAATATGTGTAGTGCTTCTTCTCTGGATTGAATAATATAAATATCTTTTGAGCCACCAGCACCTACATTTGGTTTAAGTACGTATGGCGGCATAATTTCTTTTTCTATACTGTCAAGAATCAGTTCAACTCTCTTCTCTAAATGTATTTTAACAGTTCGAGGATAATTAAAGTTATTTTTTTTTAGGAATTCTACTGTTTTTTCTTTATCTAAGCATGTGTCTAAGACTTGCTCAGTGTTCATGAGTAAGGTGATTCCTTTTTCTTTAAAAAGTCTTCTGTGCTTAGAAATTACAGCTAACTCAGCTTCTGAACCAGGAATAAGCATTTCAATCTTTCTATCAATGCATGTTTCTAAAATAAAGTTGATATAAATTTTGCTTGAAGCAAGTGGAGCTAGAATAAAATTATCTGGATTTCCAGTTGTAAGTGGTACAATGTTAGTTATACTGATTTCATAATCAGGAAGGTTTTGCAAAGCACTATAAATTTGAGCTCCGACATTTGCATCGCCTACTGCAGTTATCATTATATTCATTTAATTATCCAGTTTTTTTAGTACACTGTTTAAGGATATTGATTCATTAAAAGGTTCACACATTTTAAATAACGGCGAAGGGTTATAGCTTAAAGTTTTAAACTTAAATTTGTTGTCTTCAAATACGAGATAATTAGCTCTACATGGACCTCTCCGTGGGAGGCCTACGGATCCAATGCTGTATATAGATTTATTGGCAATATCAACTTTAAACTGTACATGATTGTGGCCAATAAAAAAAACATCTGAATCGAAGTCTAGAAAGCGATGATGGTTATCACTGTCTTTATATATGTATTCATCAATTGACCAAGGGGATGCGTGTGTGATCATGCATTTTTGGTTATTAATGGTCAAATAGACTTCTTTTTGTAAAGTTTGCAGCCAAAATAATATTTCATCATTTTTACTTAAATCAAAATATTCATGATACTTTATTAATAGCTCATTAGTTGTGTATGAGCCTTTTGTTTTTAACAACATGTGCTCATGGTTGCCTTCGATACACGTAGCATTTCTTTCGATAAGAGCTTTAACGCATTGTTTATAAAAAGGTAAGTATCCTAAAGTATCTCCCAAAACATAAATGTCATACGAAAGCGGAATTTCGTTAAGAACTTTTTCAAGGGCAAAATGGTTCCCATGTATATCAGCTAAAAAAGCTATACACATTTCATTCTTCCATAAATTCGCGGATTAAATTGCATACTTTTAAAGACTCAACTTGGTCAAAGCATGGAAGCGTAATTAATTCTTCTTGAAGTAATTTTGCGCTTGGACAAATACAATCGTATTTATTTGAATAGTAAGTAAGTCCGCTTAAGCAATAAGTTCCGATCGTTGACTCCACACCCTTTTCTCTTAGAAACTTAATAAGTTCGTCTCTAGAATAGTTTTCGGGGACTCTGTAGACCAGTGATTGAATATTATGGATGCCTGTATATGTTTTTTCTTGTGGAATAAAACCTAGTGGGAGCAGCTGCCGATCAAATTCTTTTTTAGCTTCATTTCTTTCTTCAACAATTTGATCTAATTTTTTAAGCTGTGAAATACCCATTGCAGCTTGAAGTTCAGTCATCCTGAAATTATAGCCAGCCTCAACAAAATCAAATTTTCCATCTTGTACTGTGGCACCATGGTTGAGTAATATTTCTAGTTTCTCAGCATAATCAGGATTGTTTGTTGTAATGGCCCCACCTTCTCCGCAAGTTAATAGTTTTCTCGGGTGAAAGCTAAAACAAGTAAGATCAGAAATATTACCACTTTTAACTCCGTTTATGGAGCTACCTATAGCGCAAGCAGCATCTTCAATTAAAGGCAGATTACTTTTCTTACATATTTTTTTAATTGCATCTAAACCAGAAAGGTTACCAAAGGCATCAACAAAAATTACTGCTTTGGTTTTTGACGTAATTTTATTTTCTAATTCAGATGGAAGCATATTGAATGTTTCGAGTGAAACATCAGCAAATATGGTGGTTGCTCCTACTTCTTCAACAACATTTGCAGTAGCTGGAAAGGAAAAATCAGATACAATAACTTCATCTCCCACTCCAATTTTTAGAAGTTTAAGACATGCATACAAGGCTGTAGTCGCAGATGTTGTTGCAAAACAATACTTAGCAGAAGTGTATTCACTAATTTTTTCTCTAAAATTTGCTATAAAATTACCTTTTGTAAACCAGCCGGAATCAAAAATAGTTTCAAAATCAGTTGCAACGTCTTTAAAGTCTATATATGGCTTTATTAATGGTATTTTATTCATTATAAAACGGCCTCATTTAATAGTTAAAAATTACTCCGCTCCAGCTAAGCCCTATGCCAAAACCGAAGGTTAATATTTTACTTCCTCTTTTAAGCTTACCTGCTTCTTCTGTTCTTTTAAGAGCAATAGGAATTGATGAAGAGGTTGTGTTGCCAACTTCTTCAAGATCAATAATAAGTTTTTCATCCGGTATATTTAATTTTTTACCTATGGACTCTAGAACATATCTGC
The genomic region above belongs to Desulfovibrio sp. UCD-KL4C and contains:
- a CDS encoding ATP-grasp domain-containing protein produces the protein MNIMITAVGDANVGAQIYSALQNLPDYEISITNIVPLTTGNPDNFILAPLASSKIYINFILETCIDRKIEMLIPGSEAELAVISKHRRLFKEKGITLLMNTEQVLDTCLDKEKTVEFLKKNNFNYPRTVKIHLEKRVELILDSIEKEIMPPYVLKPNVGAGGSKDIYIIQSREEALHILNYIKLTSHGQFIAQEYVGSYNEEYTIGVMSNQQAKAYSAFVLKRNLTSTLSVRNIVKNQCFKRIKDDNLIISTGISQGHVGDYPKLKKFAFNVANAIGSIGPLNIQCRIHNEDIYIFEINPRFSGTTSIRALCGHNDPEIMISELTSKDFTSKQIPYTHGLAIRSLKNQFIPEKGNRNE
- a CDS encoding glycosyltransferase, with translation MKKILIFGALADCDITLGTFLINNGYDVTIARHQRYQYNHTSKGLVSPLPNSTQIKYTKKTIDLIKETKKADLIITFTGSLPLSLHLWWVFKKVLDLPPTINIPTGSDMSELINKKKFLSYVYKYVLKSVNINLINPRKDFLQTLNKHNIKNVSFFRYPHRFLKKNCAVNNFSEIIFFHPTRIDFLSQKKLKQSKGNDIFFEEFDKALASGLNAKCYLIEHGKDWKYLQEKTSISKYSNNYIWLKKLRFEEYVKYMNFADVIVDQFYVGWMGGIAHEAMSLGKPVLTYVSKASASLLYGSDLPPILNCNIKKESLCDTLLSCNSKKELLLLGSKGQKWLVRNHGWHICIKHFNNIINSIS
- a CDS encoding class I SAM-dependent methyltransferase: MNNKICPVCSSTNLEDCFPDYSGTCIASNFKTVENASLKIKICTECGLIFNSKGIRAEGSNFYLKEKFKPRAALTFFNKSKKVSRTELNFKKLNELVDLNTKRSLLELGAGKGDFLKYFCSKINDWEINALEPNMGQRDLLSINEISKVYQTPYNELDLLPKKFDLIISFSVIEHVNNPLDFLQWQAKHLAEGGTIFIEVPNFSMIPGDFFCIDHLTKMTKYSLENLAIRAGLTIENIVEDKVPLYAALKKDPTKKINTNPYAQNLKIINKNTEICSSFFDSFTDMYLKKNSESKYAIFGCSTLGRMTPKYCNVPLSDIACYIDEDSSHQEKDVFGIPIYNRSAIKKLGITDVFIAVSPLYIDAVIAKLSEENVNLHYPKLS
- a CDS encoding metallophosphoesterase, which gives rise to MCIAFLADIHGNHFALEKVLNEIPLSYDIYVLGDTLGYLPFYKQCVKALIERNATCIEGNHEHMLLKTKGSYTTNELLIKYHEYFDLSKNDEILFWLQTLQKEVYLTINNQKCMITHASPWSIDEYIYKDSDNHHRFLDFDSDVFFIGHNHVQFKVDIANKSIYSIGSVGLPRRGPCRANYLVFEDNKFKFKTLSYNPSPLFKMCEPFNESISLNSVLKKLDN
- a CDS encoding acyltransferase; the encoded protein is MKYYTHPTADIDQEASVGGKTYIWQNVQIRKNAMIGSNCIIGKGAFIDFGAIVGNNVKIQNYANIFRGVTIEDGVFIGPSVCFTNDMFPRAVNSDGSLMDISDWKCYETLVKSGAAIGAGSVIVCNTTIGKWAIVGAGSVVTKDVPDYGLVYGNPARLRGYVCPCGNKFSLEPTNTPNIELTCEHCKSAIIINESNYK
- a CDS encoding DegT/DnrJ/EryC1/StrS aminotransferase family protein — encoded protein: MNKIPLIKPYIDFKDVATDFETIFDSGWFTKGNFIANFREKISEYTSAKYCFATTSATTALYACLKLLKIGVGDEVIVSDFSFPATANVVEEVGATTIFADVSLETFNMLPSELENKITSKTKAVIFVDAFGNLSGLDAIKKICKKSNLPLIEDAACAIGSSINGVKSGNISDLTCFSFHPRKLLTCGEGGAITTNNPDYAEKLEILLNHGATVQDGKFDFVEAGYNFRMTELQAAMGISQLKKLDQIVEERNEAKKEFDRQLLPLGFIPQEKTYTGIHNIQSLVYRVPENYSRDELIKFLREKGVESTIGTYCLSGLTYYSNKYDCICPSAKLLQEELITLPCFDQVESLKVCNLIREFMEE